GTCAATAAATCTGGCAGCAAAACATGTATGAGAATTCGTTTAGCATTAAGAATGCGCGTAGACTTTGGAAGCgcacgtaagaattttatttgtgaaaaaaattgtcgcGCTTTTcgcttttttatctttctgattttctgaaaatttctcGGAACTTAACTTTCTTCATACAAAAagtagttaaaattattctacttttgtgaattaattttctttttatgaaatattttgataaattatggCTGTCTGTATAGAAAGAAATCTACTTATTTGTGGAATGTACTCGGCCACGTGCGTttctaatgtttaaatattagtaaaattcgGTTATTAGACGTATTGAATCcttagaaaacaaaaaaatgaccTGTCTCGTTTCTTTATAGAAATtcgagataaaaaatactatatagaaaaataatactatataGAAGACTGCATAACACCAGATTTTTACGAACGACGACTATCCGGGGGAAAGCAAAATGTGAACCGTGATATGTAGCAATCGTCGCGTTGAAACGACGCGCACAAATCCCGCACAAAATCATTCGTCGTAAAATCATTTTCTCGATTTCAGAAATTTGGTTTTGCGCACGTGACTTTGCTGTTGCTTCTTATAACCGTTCGCATATTTCTTATCAGCTTTTCTTGTCGCATAAactttgcaataaaaaatttcgatagtaaaattcgaaaatttgtATTCTATACTTCGAGgtctctttaaaatattataaattaaatattaatttattagttttataatgTATCAAATAGTTTTATATGAGTTAATTCGCTTTGCctcgttatatatataaatatctcattattatttatcaatcgGCGAATCAGTTAGAGGCTTGATTGCGGAGAgactaactttttttttttttataactgcaCCATGATCGGTGATACGTGCACATAATAACTTAAATGCCTGATTTTCTAATTAGTGCGATACTAGTTCGTTAGGTATTAAACTGTGcaagaaatttctttatattcacAACAATTGTGaagatatttgcaattattgtGTATATAAGTATCTTTacgaaaaatgttataattttaacgttctgtaaaaatattaacatttttcttacgtgacattaaattattataatttttgttttacgaATACTGTGATTatctaaattgaaaatttctcTAGCTTATATGTCATTACATCTATCACTATTTTGTTGTCACACAGCAAGTCATCACATGGTGCGAAACGTGAGGTCTTGTTTTTGAATTTGTACCGTCCTCGAAGCGTGCAATGCTAGAGTTTAAGCGAGAACTTATTTCCCAACGCGTACAGTTCTCtttcagaaaatatatatcgggaggaataatttattaatcagaTATTCATTTTAATCGGAAAATTTATCAAAGCAAGCTTTgagagaaaatcaaattaatcgagtctctagtatttttttactttgataaTAACATCTGTCCATAAATATGGTAAAATCTGTGAGAATATTTCTTACAGACTGATAATTTAATGGTGTACTTTGCGCCGAGTTGtattacataaagaaaaaataaattaaaaatttattagttcaCTCGTCAACTATCAAAACAATTTCTAAAGCAAATTCCGTAACGATTGAAGATTACTAGTTCtttcatacatttttctaCTGTACGTTTCTATAATCACAATGAAAGAGTTCTCTTTTTATGGACAACATAAGAGCCAAAAACTTCAAAAATACTGTATGCTCTCGCGCGGCTTTGGTAGCAGTTCTCTCCGAAGTTAGCCTCTTCAGTATTGTCACGAAAATTCGAGGAAGTCTTTCTTTCCGAAATCGCATAGCtatgattatacatatacatatagtatatatatatacatatgcaatTATATCTGTAAATAATTCACGAATGTAaagattctaataaaatttatcaataactCATGCGTTCTCCAAACCCTCTCAgaagttttctttttcttttttcgccgactgcttttttttatattgtctgTAAATACGATTAGATTaacttaaacattttatttcgtttactAAAGAGgcttacaaatttttattttactggaACTTACATGaaacttacataattttacatggaacttacataattatttttgactttaaaatattttctcataaGTTTTCCCAGAAGATACCTTTtcgtttgttaaaaaaaaaaagagatatgtACGTATTCTCGCTGATCGTCTAGTCGATTTTCGTATTCGAGAAAGTTTTTAATCGTAAAAAGAAGCAAGTGCGGCAGTgtaaaaaaagttgtaaaaagaGAGGATGGCGGAATTAACACTAATAGGGAAAAAAATTAGCAGCAAGAACTAGTCTGCTGAGATGAGGGACAGCGCAGTACACGTGGACTTTACTGTTGACTAAGGAAACACAAATGTTAATGATACATTATAAAGGACAGAAGGGAGGCTTTGCTGTACAAATATTcacatatgtacatttatCCTTTGGGTTTCGGAAAGGTtagtgataaaaaaagaaatcgcgGCAGCCATTGCaatgacatatatattatcaattgAGAGAGCGTGAATGAAACAGAGTATatgttaaatacaatttatcgttcgttgtaataaaacaaactCCTGAGTAtgcattaataaattctaaatagttatatttctacgtataaataaataaagagtaTAAATACAAATGCACTAAagcgagaaataaaaaagagtaCATTTTAGGATATTTGCGCGTATTCTCACAGAGTGAGAGGTGTCACCGTATCGCGCCGTGTAGGATTATCCCGCGATatgtaaacaattataataataatagtgataATTACTAAAGAGGAATTTAAAACTATTGCGGGCAGACTGTCGTCAAACTGTCGTCGAGCTATCATATTCGGCGCGATACAAGACACTCTTTTGTATTatagcatattatatatattatattacctATGTGTTTTTGTATTTGGTCTAATCTAACGAAGGAATATCTCGAATTAACGAACAGAAAAAGATTGATagaaagtatattatatatatttgagtaAAATGTCGTTGAGAGTTGAAATTATCCGAGACGACTATCCGTTGACAGAATcgtctctccttctctttatcttttattccgTCTTGATTCCtggaaataaaacaaaagttacGAAAATAAACAGAAAGAGAATCGCGGTTTATAATTGTAAAGCCGAATATATGCGAAACGGTGGTCCTGGATAAAGTCAACGCTCATAACTTTACTCATAACTTATTATGTTCAtcgtctaaaaaaaaacaaaaaagtgcgttcgtaaagaaaaataaatataagtatatatcaatatgttttgtgtatttttttttattgccttCTTCGTCAAAATATGAAGGAACTTTAGTCAGGAAAAAATCTTCAACCTCAAGAAAACGACAGAGCATCCTTAATCTCCATCGATTCCTTGTTTCTCCAATGGATATGtctgtaaaaaatgaaatgtatgggtataaattaattatgtaaaaagaaacattcCTTCTCTTAAGAAACGTACAAACGTGGAACGTCTTTGATATACTGCAACTTCTTTGGCTCCCTCGTGTTAGGATCATGCTTCCTGCATTTTTCTCTCCACACTTCAGTCGAATTCAACAGAGTGGAGTGATCTTGCTTTGTCGATATTTGTGATCTTGCAATTTTTACCGtttgatttttaatcaatctttGTTTCGCTATCAAATTCTTTTGTCTTCTTGTATATTCTGCATCTTGCTGCCTgcgtttttgaaaaaaatttaaattttataattatttttaaaatttaacgtaagctatatatatgaaaatatttaagtctattacttattaaaatattaatatattttttagagttataaaataagttgcaGATTTGCAAAGATTaacaaaactttatatttttcttattacacgTTTTATTATCTAACATgtgttgttatatataaaataataaaagtatacttttatgcagttttgaaaagaaataatcaatcGATACCGGTACCTAAAAGCTTTAATCAACATCGGATTATACTTCGGTCCTGTTCTCGAATCGTTTTTCGAAGTTTCGGAAGGAACTACCATCGATTTTCTCTCACAACGCTCCCCCAAAACTTCCCGAAGTCTTTTCAATCTTTCCCTTTTACGTTTTTCTTGCGCGGCAAGCTTCGACTTCATCAGAATCTTCAACTGCTCCTCGTCCATCAAACGTTTACGCTCTTTTTCTGTTTTCCACTGTCTTATTAATTCCTTCTTCTGATTACTGATATCATCAGAGTTGCCAGTCTTCGTTATTCTCCCTTCGCATTTATCCTTCACGCAAGTCGAAAGATCTTTTGTGATATTGGAATTTCTTTCCTCTCGTGAAATCTCTTCCGTGGTTTTGGCTCCGGTTTCATCCTCGCGATTTTTCATCTTCATCTTCTCCGTTTCTTTTTGTTTGCGCCATTCTTTGACGCTCGATCGTTGCTTTTCACGCAGGCTCAGATAAACCTTGTACCAAGCCTCGTGATTCACTATAGTCTCCGCTGTTAGATCCGGACATTTGACTCGAATGGCAGTCACAAGAGCAGGAATGTTGCTGcacttttttctcattttcagAAATAGGAGATGATCACCGTCGCTCCAGTTATCAGTATGGCCTGTAACGTGACTATTTTAGAACGTACtgcatattcattttttaaattcgtttttatagatgtataataaacaaaaatttataaaaacaaaattatggcagaaaagttttatgaagtgtgtatttaataaagtttaaggATATAAACTTGAGAGTAGAGAGCatggtttattatttatggttTATCATTTGATtggattattataaacatttaattaggCGATATTTAACGCAAATATATTACGTGTTATAAAGTAACAACCAACtgtcataaattatattttattgcgcATTTTAATTGCCAACGCAGGCGCATGCAAATGTGTACGCGGTACCTGTTTTAGCAATTAACTCGTGGAAGTCCTCGATCTCCTTATAATCataacactttttattttccttgTTAGAAGATGCGGCGGACGTTGGTTTGCCGATACTACCGGTTGCATTCTCATACTTATGCAAATTCGATTCAAATTCGCGTAATTCAGATTCGAGGGCAGTTTGCTCCTGCGACAAAGTTGCAGCCTGTAGTTGAGAGGACTCCTGAAAGTCCCGAATTTTTTGCGACAATCTCTCGAGCCGTTGTTTGTATGCATTCGTATCTAAATAAacgattattcttttcttttaaatatcaaatcttTTAATCGTtaagacaaattaaaattttaaatacatatagagATCGCTGTACaactaaaaatgtataataattttatataaataatataatttaaatgtcaCACAATACTGGTACTATctagtgaaaaaaattctataatacaAAAGTAATACGAAAGTAGCACTTTTCAGTAGAGGATGAGTGAAGATTCACCTAACTTCTGGATCTGTTTGGGACAATTTGTGACCGATTGCACCGATTGCAGTTCCTTAATTATTTCCTTCAAGGGTTTCTTTATACTATCCAAAAAAGTCTccctttaaaaatatagttgaAGTTAAAGTCCGCCGTAGAACGGACCTGCCGCGCGGACTTGATATGCATAACGCAATCTAAAATCGACTGATTCGTTTTTCACTACGTACCTGTTTTTCGAGATGTCACTCATATTATGCAAAACGGGTCGTAGAACTTCTGGTTCCAGTTTCATGTTCTCCATCAAGTTGGCGAGGCTCTTTTCCATCAAGTATTCTTGCTGCTTTAGCTTCAACAGGGATTTCCTGCACTTCGTACTTTCAGCGGAGCACACTTTCCCACACGACGGAAttcgcttttttttcttatctttctcGTGAATAATTCCATTCatcgtacacacacacacacacacagctgCGATATTCTTTTCcgcttattattatattaaaataatgtaacctAAAAGTTTAAGAGCTAATAAACGCGTAGAAAGCTAAGTTCATTGAAGTTTTTGAGGCCTGTTGGAGTTTCACACATGGGTTTCCATAGCAATTCACCATAAATATCTCCCCTCCCATGCAATCGCACCTGCTGATCAAGTAGAAAACTCGTACAATTCTATAGACTTGCAGTAATTTTATTCACGTgtaaatatgcatatatatatatatatatatatatatatatatatataaaacttataaacattttatacgtaaaaaataatatatatatctatctatctatctataaaaatattaaattataaattgttatataagaTAAAGTGTTTTTCGTGATACATATCTGCGACTAAAAAGATAATGTTGTTACtaagacatattttatactaagaattcaaatttttagttaattgtTCAATTTGCCTACCATTGTTTTTATCGTAATTgacttgttaattatttaattaatatatgttgcTACATGAAATGTTTTCCGCGATataaagttgttaaaaaatttttattcataataaacttactttatgtctgttttactttttatttaaattttcagctatcgttttttattattatcataattaatttaattgtcaaaTACATTCATAATCGTACATGTACGTTGAACAATAACAATGTATCTTATTTTTGCATACAGTTGATTTTAATTAGCTACGCTagtttcattatttcataaaaattctatCCTTGCACAAAAAACgctcataaatataaattttataaaaatacgcaTAAACCATTGTTACCCAAAGTCGATTAGATTGTAGCGGCAGGGTTCCATTGTACAAGCACGTGCTTATCGACGGCCACATAAGGACGGAGATTTTTGTCGGTAATCAACGAGACATAAACAGAATAACAGAAAATAATCGTCATTATAAACAACAAGCAATCAAAAATTGCAagacaagagagagagagagagaaagagagagagaaagagagagagagaaagacttCTCTGTGTCTCTGctggaaggaaaaaaaacgtataattCGATTTTGcattagtttaaataaaatacaaaaaaaaaacagattttatacgaaagattaaaataaaggtctgcaaatctaaattttattaaggaGAGACGAGGCATATTCACGCGGGCGAAGGACAATACGTTTACATATACGATCCTTGCGCGTATCGACGAGATAACGCGTTCTCCAATCCGTAGTGACCCCTCGCGGTGCTCCGCGGACCGACTCCGatctctccctcctcctttCAACCCGCGGCACTTCTTCGACCGCTTGCGCTGCGGCGCATTTATACGGGCGGCCTGTCTCTAGGCGCCTCAGTCTCTGATTGGGACGCGACGAGTGCGAGCATGGGGTTCGCGCGTACCCCGCGAGACGTAAGACCGTAACGACAACGCGCTTCGACACCGCAGCCACGACGAAACGGCGGGAGGAAGAGCGAGAAGAGGAGAGATAGCGAGCGACACGCACCGAGGACTCCTCTCCGTCTCCGAATGGCCTAGCGATCGTTTCGCCTATCTTTGATATATCGTCTACCTCCGAGTGAGCCTCCTCACCGCGAGCGACGCATTTCCCGGCGCGAGAGCGTGTAAATCCGCGTATGTCGCCGAAAAGTCCACCGGCGCCGACGGACACGCGATTTTCCGCTCGATGAGCGAGAGATCCGTCGCGCTGCCGCGTAAAACGAGCTGATcggtacgcgcgcgcgcgcgcgcgcgtgcgagagAGATCGGCGACTCGCCGCGCTCCGTACAGGTGATTTTCGGTGCTGGTGAGAGATTCGGGAGAGACACCCTCCACCCCTGGATTCGCGAGGCAAGCGTAAGTACTCCTCACTCGTTTTCTCACTCGTTACGCTAACATGCCATTGCAATCGTGTGCTTTTGCAATGTGTGCCGAGAACGATAGCGATCGAGATATTGGATAGGTATTAATCGATCGAGTCGCGCGAATCGAAGGAAATCGAGGTACGTCATCTCGATTGACGTTGAAGGCGAAACGCTCGGCACTTGAATTAATAAGCAGGTGCATTTGTGATTCGCATGTGTTCCGAGCCTTTTTCTCCGCGCGTTGAAAGATTCATTATACGCGTGAGACAGAATATCGTATTAAGTACCTTTTATATTTCGATGGTAATTAcgtatgttaaatgtataacttttatattcaaatttataatttattctccaagttatacatgtatttgtagcattaaatttttcgatggattcaagaattaaaaaaaaaatattgcaaaaataatttttacgtgaGAAGATCTTTCTAATGATCTTTAAAATCTTTggatatttattagataaattgCTGGTTTGCGTTTTATGTAAATTCTGACACTTGGAATTTCTAGAAGAGAATTCGCTTCTCCCTGTGACGTTATgcataatatagtaaaatcgtatgtgtgtatatctGCAATTGGAtcgatcatatataaatatgaccGTGTAAGTAAAATTGTGACATGACATTCCTTGCGACACACCCTGTAATTAGACCATTTATACGGGAAAATGGAGCATTTCGACTGCGGCAGGACATAAATAACTGATGCATCTGTTGCACTGCAAAGATGACTCATTGAGCGAGTTTTCTCATTCAATGACACTGATAAGGATACATGGCACGCGATATGTCAATGTTAGATTTTGACTTGATTGAAATGGATATTCCAGATAATAATCGTGCAAATAAGATAATCTCCAGCAATGAGGTAAATTCGCGCGAGGTAAATTCCTTGGAAAGTATTGCAGTTGTATATgtgaaattatcataaaattagatgcatttatattaattctatacatgtgtacacacacacacagacagatatgtgtatatgtaacataatggcatatatataatatttaatatttatacacagaaaaaaaagtaacatagccaataacatgtataattgcgggctgccaactacataaaatactcaatgcaataatatttgctattaatgcaggtacaatgttgatactgcaatagcatata
This genomic stretch from Monomorium pharaonis isolate MP-MQ-018 chromosome 4, ASM1337386v2, whole genome shotgun sequence harbors:
- the LOC105830510 gene encoding coiled-coil domain-containing protein 112, with protein sequence MNGIIHEKDKKKKRIPSCGKVCSAESTKCRKSLLKLKQQEYLMEKSLANLMENMKLEPEVLRPVLHNMSDISKNRETFLDSIKKPLKEIIKELQSVQSVTNCPKQIQKLDTNAYKQRLERLSQKIRDFQESSQLQAATLSQEQTALESELREFESNLHKYENATGSIGKPTSAASSNKENKKCYDYKEIEDFHELIAKTGHTDNWSDGDHLLFLKMRKKCSNIPALVTAIRVKCPDLTAETIVNHEAWYKVYLSLREKQRSSVKEWRKQKETEKMKMKNREDETGAKTTEEISREERNSNITKDLSTCVKDKCEGRITKTGNSDDISNQKKELIRQWKTEKERKRLMDEEQLKILMKSKLAAQEKRKRERLKRLREVLGERCERKSMVVPSETSKNDSRTGPKYNPMLIKAFRQQDAEYTRRQKNLIAKQRLIKNQTVKIARSQISTKQDHSTLLNSTEVWREKCRKHDPNTREPKKLQYIKDVPRLHIHWRNKESMEIKDALSFS